A single genomic interval of Agromyces cerinus harbors:
- a CDS encoding sugar ABC transporter substrate-binding protein, with the protein MRVNKKSLLAAGAVAVIATLGLASCAGGDSGSEGEASSSGTLTVWVDAERVDALQAAADAYSEEKGVKVELVGKDNADIKDDFIQQVPTGKGPDITMGAHDWLGELSTNGVVAPIELGDSAADYLPVAIDASTYEGTTYMLPYAVENIAVLRNADLVPEAATSFDDMIAKGQAAGLTQPFVVEQGAEGNPYHLYPFQTAFGAPVFGSNDEGYDPTDLQIGNAGGEQFATWLGSQGKNGTGVFNTDIDGDIAKQAFIDGTAAFWLTGPWNVGAATDAGINVAIDSVPSPTAEVASPFAGVKGFFVSSESKNKVAANDFLVNYIGTEDVQLELFKAGNVLPALSAAAETASSDPIVAGFAAVGAEAVPMPAIPAMGAVWQYWGIAEADIINGADPVTTWQKLAADVQAAISK; encoded by the coding sequence ATGAGGGTGAACAAGAAGAGCCTCCTCGCCGCCGGAGCCGTCGCAGTCATCGCGACCCTCGGTCTCGCGAGCTGCGCAGGCGGCGACAGCGGCTCCGAAGGCGAGGCCTCGTCGAGCGGCACGCTGACCGTCTGGGTCGACGCCGAGCGCGTCGACGCGCTGCAGGCTGCGGCCGACGCCTACTCCGAGGAGAAGGGCGTCAAGGTCGAGCTCGTCGGCAAGGACAACGCCGACATCAAGGACGACTTCATCCAGCAGGTTCCGACCGGCAAGGGCCCCGACATCACCATGGGCGCCCACGACTGGCTCGGCGAGCTCTCGACCAACGGCGTCGTCGCCCCGATCGAGCTCGGCGACTCCGCTGCCGACTACCTCCCCGTCGCGATCGACGCGTCGACCTACGAGGGCACGACCTACATGCTCCCCTACGCGGTGGAGAACATCGCGGTGCTCCGCAACGCCGACCTCGTTCCCGAGGCCGCCACGAGCTTCGACGACATGATCGCGAAGGGCCAGGCCGCCGGACTCACCCAGCCGTTCGTCGTCGAGCAGGGCGCAGAGGGCAACCCCTACCACCTGTACCCGTTCCAGACCGCATTCGGCGCTCCCGTCTTCGGCAGCAACGACGAGGGCTACGACCCGACCGACCTGCAGATCGGCAACGCGGGCGGCGAGCAGTTCGCCACGTGGCTCGGCAGCCAGGGCAAGAACGGCACCGGCGTCTTCAACACCGACATCGACGGCGACATCGCCAAGCAGGCCTTCATCGACGGCACCGCGGCCTTCTGGCTGACCGGTCCGTGGAACGTCGGCGCTGCGACCGACGCCGGCATCAACGTCGCGATCGACTCCGTGCCGAGCCCGACCGCCGAGGTCGCTTCGCCGTTCGCCGGCGTCAAGGGCTTCTTCGTCTCGTCCGAGTCGAAGAACAAGGTCGCCGCGAACGACTTCCTCGTCAACTACATCGGCACCGAAGACGTTCAGCTCGAGCTCTTCAAGGCCGGCAACGTGCTCCCCGCGCTCTCGGCTGCCGCTGAGACCGCGTCGAGCGACCCGATCGTCGCCGGCTTCGCCGCCGTCGGCGCCGAGGCCGTGCCGATGCCCGCGATCCCCGCGATGGGCGCCGTGTGGCAGTACTGGGGCATCGCCGAGGCCGACATCATCAACGGTGCCGACCCGGTCACGACGTGGCAGAAGCTTGCCGCCGACGTGCAGGCCGCGATCAGCAAGTAA
- a CDS encoding glycoside hydrolase family 13 protein, with translation MTSEWWRTAAIYQIYPRSFADANGDGMGDLAGITSRLGALQELGIDAIWLSPFYTSPQRDAGYDVADYCDVDPLFGTLADFDAMVAEAHARGIRVIVDLVPNHSSDAHEWFQAALAAAPGSAERARYLFRDGRGADGSEAPNNWESVFGGPAWTRVVEADGTLGQWYLHLFDSSQPDFDWTNDEVREEFRRILRFWLDRGVDGFRVDVAHGMIKAEGLPDFTPPAEGGSMGGAATSGMPLEPEISVEPGDSAPYWGQEGVHEIYRDWRKLLDEYPDDRILAAEAWVDPLSRLANWVRPDEMHQAFNFAYLETPWNADALRSVVDDSLAAFAAVGAPSTWVLSNHDVVRHATRLSVTEANPQGHGLGPRSKGLPEYAPGLRRARAATALMLALPGSVYLYQGEELGLPEVIDVPDDARQDPTWFRTSGERYGRDGCRVPLPWESTAPSYGFGPTDASWLPQPAQWAELARDVQAGDPVSTLSLYRDALALRRTHDLGAGTLEWLPGYAETVVAFRNGDVVVIANTGDSSVEVPAGDVLLSSEPFEGRSLPADTTVWLAA, from the coding sequence ATGACTTCCGAATGGTGGCGCACCGCCGCGATCTACCAGATCTACCCCCGGTCGTTCGCCGACGCGAACGGCGACGGCATGGGCGACCTCGCCGGCATCACCTCGCGCCTCGGTGCGCTGCAGGAGCTCGGCATCGACGCGATCTGGCTCTCCCCCTTCTACACCTCGCCCCAGCGGGACGCCGGATACGACGTCGCCGACTACTGCGACGTCGACCCGCTCTTCGGCACCCTCGCCGACTTCGACGCGATGGTCGCCGAGGCGCACGCCCGCGGCATCCGCGTCATCGTCGACCTCGTGCCGAACCACTCCTCCGACGCGCACGAGTGGTTCCAGGCGGCACTCGCCGCAGCGCCCGGCAGTGCCGAGCGCGCCCGCTACCTGTTCCGTGACGGCCGCGGCGCCGACGGCTCCGAGGCACCCAACAACTGGGAGTCCGTCTTCGGCGGGCCGGCATGGACCCGCGTCGTCGAGGCCGACGGCACGCTGGGTCAGTGGTACCTGCACCTCTTCGACAGCTCGCAGCCCGACTTCGACTGGACCAACGACGAGGTGCGCGAGGAGTTCCGCCGCATCCTGCGCTTCTGGCTCGACCGCGGTGTCGACGGCTTCCGCGTCGACGTCGCCCACGGCATGATCAAGGCCGAGGGCCTCCCCGACTTCACTCCCCCGGCAGAGGGCGGCAGCATGGGCGGTGCGGCGACCTCCGGCATGCCGCTCGAGCCCGAGATCTCCGTCGAGCCCGGCGACAGTGCGCCCTACTGGGGCCAGGAGGGCGTGCACGAGATCTACCGCGACTGGCGGAAGCTCCTCGACGAGTACCCCGACGACCGCATCCTCGCAGCCGAGGCATGGGTCGACCCGCTCTCGCGGCTCGCGAACTGGGTTCGCCCCGACGAGATGCACCAGGCGTTCAACTTCGCCTACCTCGAGACGCCGTGGAACGCCGATGCCCTGCGCAGCGTCGTCGACGACTCGCTCGCCGCGTTCGCCGCGGTCGGTGCTCCGTCGACCTGGGTGCTCTCGAACCACGACGTCGTGCGCCACGCGACCCGGCTCTCGGTCACCGAGGCGAACCCGCAGGGCCACGGCCTCGGCCCCCGTTCGAAGGGCCTGCCCGAGTACGCGCCCGGCCTGCGCCGCGCCCGTGCCGCGACCGCGCTCATGCTGGCGCTGCCCGGCTCGGTCTACCTCTACCAGGGTGAGGAACTGGGCCTCCCCGAGGTCATCGATGTGCCCGACGACGCCCGTCAGGACCCGACGTGGTTCCGCACGAGCGGCGAGCGCTACGGGCGCGACGGATGCCGCGTGCCCCTGCCTTGGGAGTCGACCGCCCCCTCGTACGGCTTCGGTCCGACGGATGCCTCGTGGCTCCCCCAGCCCGCGCAGTGGGCCGAGCTCGCGCGCGACGTGCAGGCCGGTGACCCCGTCTCGACGCTCTCGCTCTACCGCGACGCCCTCGCACTGCGGCGCACGCACGACCTCGGCGCCGGCACGCTCGAGTGGCTGCCGGGTTACGCCGAGACGGTCGTGGCCTTCCGAAATGGCGACGTCGTCGTGATCGCCAACACCGGCGACTCGTCCGTCGAGGTGCCTGCAGGCGACGTGCTGCTCTCGAGCGAGCCGTTCGAGGGGCGCTCGCTGCCCGCCGACACGACGGTCTGGCTCGCGGCCTAG
- a CDS encoding M23 family metallopeptidase, with protein MARVARADSGSETSGGFDALFAGLGDEPEQEAEPVGRRAATSARSVRLSRAERKAEKAEKAAKTAKAAKVERSAAPVRSAAPVQPPIVPIATPDAGAPAADDFAAVIAASALARVAAPAPAPIPVHDAQSAERFAPTADWQPSTGVTAEQRPRRSAAESVGARRSTGRDTATSGAAVGTPRPPAKRRVKRAGRVARMSSGFAAMSFAALLAVTTSVPSLSLLSPADVQAMALEQATFGTEPGQQVEINSGTLAQTVQRDGYETQTIDEYARAAGIRPEATFTNNPSGTIQWPFAVGVHIGDQFGYRDCAGCSSDHGGQDFNPGLGAEIQSIADGVVANSTDSGGSLGVVMMIDHIIDGELVTSVYAHMEYESRRFEVGDTVSVGDVIGNTGDTGMSTGPHLHFEIRLGGMDGTKVDPLEWLYANTN; from the coding sequence GTGGCCCGCGTCGCACGCGCAGACTCCGGTTCCGAGACGAGCGGCGGATTCGACGCGCTCTTCGCCGGGCTCGGCGATGAGCCCGAGCAGGAGGCCGAGCCGGTCGGTCGCCGTGCGGCGACATCCGCTCGCTCCGTTCGCCTGTCGCGGGCTGAGCGCAAGGCAGAGAAGGCCGAGAAGGCCGCGAAGACTGCGAAGGCTGCGAAGGTCGAGCGCTCCGCCGCCCCGGTGCGCTCCGCCGCCCCGGTGCAGCCCCCGATCGTGCCGATCGCGACGCCCGACGCAGGTGCTCCGGCAGCCGACGACTTCGCCGCCGTGATCGCCGCCTCGGCGCTGGCACGCGTCGCTGCGCCCGCACCGGCCCCGATTCCTGTCCACGACGCGCAGTCGGCGGAGCGGTTCGCCCCCACCGCCGACTGGCAGCCCTCGACCGGCGTCACCGCCGAGCAGCGGCCACGCCGTTCCGCCGCCGAGTCTGTCGGTGCCCGGCGTTCGACGGGGCGCGACACCGCGACCTCCGGCGCCGCGGTCGGCACGCCCCGACCGCCGGCCAAGCGGCGGGTGAAGCGTGCAGGACGAGTCGCACGCATGTCGAGCGGCTTCGCGGCGATGAGCTTCGCGGCGCTGCTCGCGGTCACCACCTCGGTGCCGTCGCTCTCACTGCTGTCGCCCGCCGACGTGCAGGCCATGGCGCTCGAGCAGGCGACCTTCGGCACCGAGCCCGGCCAGCAGGTCGAGATCAACAGCGGCACGCTCGCGCAGACCGTGCAGCGCGATGGCTACGAGACGCAGACCATCGACGAGTACGCCCGCGCGGCCGGCATCCGGCCCGAGGCGACCTTCACGAACAACCCGTCGGGCACGATCCAGTGGCCGTTCGCGGTCGGCGTGCACATCGGCGACCAGTTCGGCTACCGCGACTGCGCCGGTTGCTCGAGCGACCACGGCGGCCAGGACTTCAATCCCGGCCTCGGCGCCGAGATCCAGAGCATCGCCGACGGCGTCGTCGCGAACTCGACCGACTCCGGCGGATCGCTCGGCGTGGTCATGATGATCGATCACATCATCGACGGCGAGCTCGTCACGAGCGTCTACGCGCACATGGAGTACGAGTCGCGCCGCTTCGAGGTCGGCGACACGGTCAGCGTCGGCGACGTCATCGGCAACACCGGCGACACCGGCATGTCGACCGGCCCGCACCTGCACTTCGAGATCCGTCTCGGCGGCATGGACGGCACCAAGGTCGACCCGCTCGAATGGCTCTACGCCAACACCAACTGA
- a CDS encoding ABC transporter permease subunit gives MSTTIDDEVSVETPQKPTKKQRRAANIADAASGGLKMLLAKLLMLGLVDAIAIYGVIILASAEQWLVAAIVAVVAVIVNWIYFSRRKLPAKYLTPGVIFLVVFQVFVLVYTGYIAFTNYGTGHNGSKEQAVSSLMASSLQRVEDSPTYPVTVVDQGGTLGLLVTDPDGEALLGTNDEPLAPVDAEMDGDKAVAVDGWTTLQFGEVVTRTDEITALAVPFSDDPNDGALRTPDGSSAYLYLSNLEYDEAAGTMTNLDTGTVYSDIGTGAFTSDSGEELLPGWQIVVGFDNFVRAVTDERLAGPLVYVTLWTFAFALISVASTFFLGLFLAIVFNDMRMKGRKYYRVLMILPYAVPSFLSALIWAGMMNESFGFINQVLFGGASIPWLTDPVLAKFSVLLVNLWLGFPYMFLVCTGALQSIPEELQEAATVDGAKPWAVFRLIKLPLLLVSVAPLLIASFAFNFNNFNVIYMLTDGGPRDSNAPIPVGFTDILISMVYKVAFTGQTRDYGLASAYSIIIFVIVAVISVIAFRRTKSLEELN, from the coding sequence ATGAGCACCACGATCGACGACGAGGTCTCGGTAGAGACGCCGCAGAAGCCGACGAAGAAGCAGCGGCGTGCCGCGAACATCGCCGACGCGGCATCCGGCGGGCTGAAGATGCTGCTCGCGAAGCTGCTGATGCTCGGTCTCGTCGACGCGATCGCGATCTACGGGGTCATCATCCTCGCGAGCGCCGAGCAGTGGCTCGTCGCGGCGATCGTCGCGGTCGTCGCGGTGATCGTCAACTGGATCTACTTCTCGCGACGCAAGCTCCCCGCGAAGTACCTCACGCCCGGCGTGATCTTCCTCGTCGTGTTCCAGGTGTTCGTGCTCGTCTACACGGGCTACATCGCCTTCACGAACTACGGCACGGGGCACAACGGCTCGAAGGAGCAGGCGGTCTCGTCGCTCATGGCCTCGTCGCTGCAGCGCGTCGAGGACTCGCCCACCTACCCGGTCACCGTCGTCGACCAGGGCGGCACGCTCGGCCTGCTCGTGACGGATCCCGACGGCGAGGCGCTGCTCGGCACCAACGACGAGCCGCTCGCCCCCGTCGACGCCGAGATGGACGGCGACAAGGCCGTCGCCGTCGACGGCTGGACGACCCTGCAGTTCGGTGAGGTGGTCACCCGCACCGACGAGATCACCGCCCTCGCCGTGCCGTTCTCCGACGACCCGAACGACGGGGCGCTGCGTACCCCCGACGGCTCGAGCGCCTACCTCTACCTCTCGAACCTCGAGTACGACGAGGCCGCCGGCACGATGACGAACCTCGACACCGGCACCGTCTACTCCGACATCGGCACGGGCGCCTTCACCTCCGACAGCGGCGAGGAGCTGCTGCCGGGCTGGCAGATCGTGGTCGGCTTCGACAACTTCGTGCGCGCCGTCACCGACGAGCGACTCGCCGGCCCGCTCGTCTACGTCACGCTCTGGACCTTCGCGTTCGCGCTCATCTCGGTCGCGTCGACGTTCTTCCTCGGCCTCTTCCTCGCGATCGTCTTCAACGACATGCGCATGAAGGGCCGCAAGTACTACCGCGTGCTGATGATCCTCCCGTACGCGGTGCCCTCGTTCCTCTCGGCGCTCATCTGGGCCGGCATGATGAACGAGAGCTTCGGCTTCATCAACCAGGTGCTGTTCGGCGGGGCATCCATTCCCTGGCTGACCGACCCGGTGCTCGCCAAGTTCTCGGTGCTGCTCGTGAACCTGTGGCTCGGATTCCCGTACATGTTCCTCGTGTGCACCGGGGCCCTGCAGTCGATCCCCGAAGAGCTGCAGGAGGCCGCGACGGTCGACGGCGCGAAGCCGTGGGCGGTGTTCCGGCTCATCAAGCTGCCGCTGCTGCTCGTGTCAGTGGCGCCGCTGCTCATCGCGTCGTTCGCGTTCAACTTCAACAACTTCAACGTGATCTACATGCTCACTGACGGCGGACCCAGGGACTCGAACGCCCCGATCCCGGTCGGGTTCACCGACATCCTGATCTCGATGGTCTACAAGGTGGCGTTCACCGGGCAGACGCGCGACTACGGTCTCGCGAGCGCCTACTCGATCATCATCTTCGTCATCGTGGCCGTGATCTCGGTCATCGCCTTCCGCCGCACCAAGTCGCTCGAGGAGCTGAACTGA
- a CDS encoding CHY zinc finger protein: MRPHVYGRTVDDETRCVHYATAVDIIAIRFACCDRYYPCHACHEEAESHPVVRRPRAEWDAPGILCGACGTELSVTAYRAGESCPACGADFNPRCRLHWDRYFEQ; encoded by the coding sequence ATGCGGCCGCACGTGTACGGGCGCACGGTCGACGACGAGACCCGTTGCGTGCACTACGCGACGGCGGTCGACATCATCGCCATCCGATTCGCCTGCTGCGATCGCTACTACCCGTGCCACGCCTGCCATGAGGAGGCCGAGTCGCACCCGGTCGTGCGCCGACCGCGCGCCGAATGGGATGCGCCCGGCATCCTCTGCGGTGCGTGCGGCACCGAGCTCTCCGTGACCGCGTACCGCGCCGGTGAGTCGTGCCCGGCCTGCGGCGCGGACTTCAACCCGCGCTGCCGCCTGCACTGGGACCGCTACTTCGAGCAGTAG
- a CDS encoding glycoside hydrolase family 13 protein — protein sequence MTPPTTPAPHHDGSPLHVSTQTPALGETVRVRLRVPESFGPLTWVGTRSNPNREPRFDEASVVGTADGWRWWEAAVEVENPVHGYRWLLVGADGRQHWLNQLGLSTVETRDHDDFRLVAHEPAPEWAASSVMYQVFPDRFAKSGAAPFDELRAAGQLPEWAIAADWSDPVDPVYPGRSKQLFGGDLDGVREQLDHLASLGVDLLYLTPVFPARSNHRYDATTFDLVDPLLGGDEALVRLVEEAHARGIRVIGDLTSNHSGDAHEWFRAAQADVSAPEREFYFFHPSAGSGSAEGYESWLGVPSLPKFDWSSAELRRRFIEGPDSVVARYLGAPFHLDGWRIDVANMTGRLGTADLNESVRRTIRRTMLEVKPDTLLLGESTNDAASDFQGDAWHGAMTYTPFTRPLWSWLLEPGSPAGGGLGFALQRVPTFTGGDFHSAHVRFAAGFPWRTRLATMNALDTHDTPRFATHARTGALPAALGLAVTLPGIPVVWAGDEFGLTGEDGEASRTPMPWGSESSPEVAPVLETYRSLLRLRREHPVLATGGIRWLAVGDDAVAFVRESTEESVLVFAARSGATLSFDAAGLGGLSAADVAAPLYGTARVEASAGLVTLETEEAGFAAWSLPGVAAPSWQAETA from the coding sequence ATGACCCCGCCGACCACTCCCGCCCCGCACCACGACGGGTCCCCGTTGCACGTCTCGACGCAGACGCCCGCGCTCGGCGAGACGGTGCGGGTGCGCCTGCGCGTGCCCGAGTCGTTCGGGCCGCTCACGTGGGTCGGCACCCGGTCGAACCCGAACCGGGAGCCGCGATTCGACGAGGCATCCGTCGTCGGGACGGCCGACGGCTGGCGGTGGTGGGAGGCCGCCGTCGAGGTCGAGAACCCCGTGCACGGCTATCGCTGGCTGCTCGTCGGCGCCGACGGCCGGCAGCACTGGCTGAACCAGCTGGGCCTGTCGACGGTCGAGACCCGCGACCACGACGACTTCCGGCTCGTCGCGCACGAACCCGCACCCGAGTGGGCGGCGTCGAGCGTGATGTACCAGGTGTTCCCCGATCGCTTCGCGAAGTCGGGGGCGGCGCCGTTCGACGAGCTCCGGGCGGCCGGGCAACTGCCCGAGTGGGCCATCGCGGCCGACTGGAGCGACCCGGTCGACCCCGTGTACCCGGGGCGGTCGAAGCAGCTGTTCGGCGGCGACCTCGACGGCGTGCGCGAGCAGCTCGACCACCTCGCGTCGCTCGGCGTCGACCTGCTCTACCTGACGCCCGTCTTCCCGGCGCGCTCCAACCACCGCTACGACGCCACGACCTTCGACCTCGTCGACCCGCTGCTCGGCGGCGACGAGGCGCTCGTGCGGCTCGTCGAGGAGGCGCACGCACGCGGCATCCGCGTCATCGGCGACCTGACCTCGAATCACTCGGGCGACGCGCACGAGTGGTTCCGCGCTGCGCAGGCCGACGTCTCCGCGCCCGAGCGCGAGTTCTACTTCTTCCACCCTTCGGCAGGCTCAGGGAGTGCCGAGGGCTACGAGTCGTGGCTCGGGGTGCCGAGCCTGCCGAAGTTCGACTGGAGCTCTGCCGAGCTGCGCCGCCGCTTCATCGAAGGCCCCGACTCGGTCGTCGCACGGTACCTCGGTGCGCCGTTCCACCTCGATGGGTGGCGCATCGACGTCGCCAACATGACGGGCCGGCTCGGCACGGCCGACCTGAACGAATCGGTGCGGCGCACGATCCGCCGCACGATGCTCGAGGTAAAGCCCGACACGCTGCTGCTGGGGGAGTCGACGAACGACGCCGCGAGCGACTTCCAGGGCGACGCGTGGCACGGCGCCATGACGTACACGCCGTTCACGCGGCCGCTCTGGAGTTGGCTGCTCGAGCCGGGCAGCCCGGCGGGCGGCGGCCTCGGCTTCGCCCTGCAGCGGGTTCCGACCTTCACCGGTGGCGACTTCCACTCCGCCCACGTGCGGTTCGCCGCGGGCTTCCCGTGGCGCACGCGCCTCGCGACCATGAACGCGCTCGACACCCACGACACCCCGCGCTTCGCGACGCACGCGCGCACCGGCGCCCTGCCCGCCGCGCTCGGACTCGCGGTGACGCTGCCCGGCATTCCCGTCGTCTGGGCCGGCGACGAGTTCGGCCTGACCGGCGAAGACGGCGAGGCTTCGCGCACGCCCATGCCGTGGGGGAGCGAGAGCTCGCCCGAGGTCGCGCCCGTGCTCGAGACGTACCGGTCGCTCCTGCGCCTGCGTCGTGAACACCCGGTGCTCGCCACCGGCGGCATCCGCTGGCTCGCCGTCGGTGACGACGCGGTCGCATTCGTGCGCGAATCGACCGAGGAGTCGGTGCTCGTGTTCGCCGCGCGATCGGGGGCGACGCTGTCGTTCGACGCGGCGGGGCTCGGCGGGCTCAGCGCAGCGGATGTCGCGGCGCCGCTGTACGGGACGGCGCGAGTCGAGGCATCCGCAGGTCTCGTGACGCTCGAAACCGAGGAAGCCGGCTTCGCCGCGTGGAGCCTGCCGGGTGTCGCGGCGCCGTCCTGGCAGGCGGAAACCGCATGA
- a CDS encoding uracil-DNA glycosylase family protein — MITDPFDTGPTGTFRTLCRRYPDDTVFRAADGFRSLWGPIFYRGRANGSARLLVIGQDPAQTEAVTRRILAGQAGRRVQGFVEKLGYTKSYLMINAFLYGIFNQDMALPHLNDPDIQAYRDQWLEAAFAPGRIEAVVTFGTPAFNAWKAFTATPAGQNVTVFHHRALHPTADKPGGPITRKELLDNWNVALQAFHANIQHPDVTKPLVLYGNDFTPAELPAIPSRDLPMGLQPWMRNTDFWAKLSPTPGTERANISIEVP; from the coding sequence ATGATCACCGATCCCTTCGATACCGGACCAACGGGGACGTTCAGAACCCTGTGCCGGAGGTATCCCGACGACACCGTCTTCAGAGCCGCCGACGGCTTTCGGTCACTGTGGGGGCCCATCTTCTACCGCGGACGCGCGAACGGAAGCGCACGCCTGCTCGTCATCGGCCAGGACCCCGCCCAGACGGAGGCGGTCACGCGTCGAATCCTGGCGGGCCAGGCCGGCCGCCGCGTGCAGGGCTTCGTCGAGAAACTGGGGTACACGAAGAGTTACCTGATGATCAACGCGTTCCTCTACGGCATCTTCAACCAGGACATGGCGCTGCCGCATCTGAACGATCCGGACATTCAGGCCTATCGCGACCAGTGGCTGGAGGCAGCCTTCGCACCGGGCAGGATCGAAGCCGTCGTCACGTTCGGCACGCCCGCCTTCAATGCATGGAAGGCGTTCACAGCGACGCCGGCCGGGCAGAACGTGACGGTCTTCCATCATCGGGCGCTGCACCCGACGGCCGACAAGCCTGGCGGCCCGATCACGCGGAAGGAACTCCTCGACAACTGGAATGTCGCCCTGCAGGCGTTTCACGCCAACATTCAGCACCCTGACGTCACGAAGCCGCTCGTGCTCTACGGGAACGATTTCACGCCGGCGGAGCTCCCGGCGATTCCGAGCCGGGACCTGCCGATGGGCCTTCAGCCCTGGATGCGCAACACGGACTTCTGGGCGAAGCTGTCCCCCACGCCGGGCACCGAACGGGCCAACATCTCCATCGAGGTTCCATAG
- a CDS encoding sugar ABC transporter permease has product MAAQQPVPGTQTGLVIGEAEEFADASTRASVSIARDGRGGGAGRELPRKPFNFRRWFFATGWRHVVGILMVVFSLFPIVFVISSSLNPHGTLTGSNALFSAIGLESYVRILTDPQVPFLTWFGNTLMIAGITAVLTVFLGALAAYSFSRMRFTGRRFGLISIVVVQMFPQLLAVVAIFLLMSAIGDWFPAIGLNTHIGLIMVYLGGALGVNTYLMYGFFNTVPASIDEAAKIDGAGHARIFFTIILRLVAPILAVVALLSFIASVNEFVVASVLLIDTDKQTLAVGLTKLVSNPRYADWSAFSAGAVIAALPVVALFLFLQKYIVGGLTAGAVK; this is encoded by the coding sequence ATGGCCGCCCAGCAGCCCGTTCCCGGAACCCAGACCGGCCTCGTCATCGGCGAGGCGGAGGAGTTCGCGGATGCCTCGACGCGCGCGAGCGTCTCGATCGCGCGCGATGGCCGTGGCGGCGGCGCCGGCCGCGAGCTTCCGCGCAAGCCGTTCAACTTCCGTCGCTGGTTCTTCGCGACCGGGTGGCGGCACGTCGTCGGCATCCTGATGGTGGTCTTCTCGCTGTTCCCGATCGTGTTCGTGATCTCGTCGTCACTGAACCCGCACGGCACGCTCACCGGCTCGAACGCGCTGTTCTCGGCGATCGGCCTCGAGAGCTACGTGCGCATCCTCACCGACCCGCAGGTGCCGTTCCTCACCTGGTTCGGCAACACGCTCATGATCGCCGGTATCACGGCCGTGCTGACCGTGTTCCTCGGGGCGCTCGCCGCGTACTCGTTCTCACGCATGCGCTTCACCGGGCGCCGCTTCGGCCTGATCTCGATCGTCGTCGTGCAGATGTTCCCGCAGCTGCTCGCCGTCGTCGCGATCTTCCTGCTCATGAGCGCGATCGGCGACTGGTTCCCCGCGATCGGTCTGAACACCCACATCGGCCTGATCATGGTCTACCTCGGCGGCGCGCTCGGCGTGAACACGTACCTCATGTACGGCTTCTTCAACACGGTGCCGGCGTCGATCGACGAGGCAGCGAAGATCGACGGCGCGGGTCACGCCCGCATCTTCTTCACGATCATCCTGCGGCTCGTGGCGCCGATCCTCGCGGTCGTCGCGCTGCTGTCGTTCATCGCTTCGGTCAACGAGTTCGTCGTGGCATCCGTGCTGCTCATCGACACCGACAAGCAGACGCTCGCCGTGGGGCTCACGAAGCTCGTCTCGAACCCGCGCTACGCCGACTGGAGCGCCTTCTCGGCCGGTGCCGTCATCGCGGCGCTGCCGGTCGTGGCACTCTTCCTCTTCCTGCAGAAGTACATCGTCGGCGGGCTGACCGCCGGCGCCGTGAAGTAG